TAACTTGCTCTAAGGTTTCACGGGTTAGGGGAAGACTCATCTCTTCCATAATCCAGGTATTCAGCAGCCTCAGCACGTCCCGCACATGACCACCGCTCATTTGACACAAGCGTTCTAAGCTAGTAGCATTATCAAAAATCTCGGTAACTTTATTTAAACGCTCCTCTGGTGTCAAGTCAGGAAAAGCTCTAGCCAGTACCATCTGCTGCATGAGTGACATTCCCTGTGTATGAACACTGCCATCAGACCATTGCACAGGAACCATTGGTAACACCTTGGGGTCTTCTGGGAAACGCTGAGTCAGCATTCCGTAATCATTGGAAAACTTCAACGACAAAGGCATGGTGTAGATGAGATGACAATTCAGCTTCGTCAAAAACTCACCCTGATCGACAAATAAATATTCCTGTTGCGGACGACCCCAAGGTTTGGCACGATTATCTATGCGGTCAAGATTATCGACAATTACCACCAGACCATTTTTACCTTGCTGTTTGAGTTTAGCGATCGCAGGTTCCAATAATTCTTGATTAATCGCTTCCAGCAACTTAGTTTTTTGCGGTGCTAAATACTGATTAAGTTTTTCTCGCAGTGTTGGGTCATTTTTCATCTTCGCGGTGATTTCCCCAATCCCTACAGACAGAGAAAACTTTTCTTTATCTGCCGATAAACCCACATCACCAAGCACCGGAAGCTTAACTTTTCCCGCCGTCACCTCGGAGTTTAATACCTTCCAAGCACCTTGCAGCAACTCATTAAACTTGTTGGGTTCCTCTAGGGTAATTTTATCCAGACTTTGACTCACCCGCCGAGCGATCGCTAGCAGCACATCAGCAATATCGACATCAGTCATTTCCAAGTCATCACTAGACTCAAAATAGACCACATGAAAACCTAACTTTTCCAGTTCTGCCTGTAACCGTAATAGTTCTGTCGATTTACCACAACCAATATGCCCAGTAAATAAAGTACAAGTGGGTTCATTCGGCTTAAAAAAAGTAATCTTCTGCTTCAGCTTGCCCAGAATATCACCACCTCGTACCGAGGAAAAATCTATATAATACTTGCCATCAGAGCTATTGTTGACAAACAGAGTTCTGCTGGGATCGCTAGCCTGATAAAATTCCCGTAAATCTATGGACATAACCTGGTAGTGCAATAATCTGGTATTGTCTTAACATATCCTTGTGGAAAAGGATAAAGTTATTTACATCTTTGCATCTCAATATTTCGGAGAATTTTCGCATTTACTACCTCAAATGCGATCCAATCACATCAAGAATTCTCTGCGTACCTCTGTGCGACGGCAGTCGCTACAACGGAGGGAACCCCCGCAACACGCTGCCCATTGGTGTCAACTTAAGCTAGAAATAGCTGCGCTACGGGCTTCATAACCCGCCAGAGAATGAATTCTCTGGCTCATAGCTAAAGTCTACTTCAGTAGACTGAATATTTTTGGGGATATCTAGTCATCTTCAGATGACTTTAGCTATGAGACAGGGATTTACAATCCCTGGCGGACGTGCGGTTTCGCGTTAAGTTGACACCAATGTGCGCTGCCTCCCCTCTGCGTTTAACAATATTTAAGTTATCTGCAAAAACCCAGACTATTTTTTGATACTATTTAAGACCGGACTCTTTAAATATTGATTGACGTATGAGCAAAGGTACCCTGTTTGATAAAGTTTGGGACTTACACACCGTTGGTACACTTCCCTCAGGGCTGACGCAACTATTTATC
This portion of the Nostoc sp. GT001 genome encodes:
- a CDS encoding AAA family ATPase, which gives rise to MSIDLREFYQASDPSRTLFVNNSSDGKYYIDFSSVRGGDILGKLKQKITFFKPNEPTCTLFTGHIGCGKSTELLRLQAELEKLGFHVVYFESSDDLEMTDVDIADVLLAIARRVSQSLDKITLEEPNKFNELLQGAWKVLNSEVTAGKVKLPVLGDVGLSADKEKFSLSVGIGEITAKMKNDPTLREKLNQYLAPQKTKLLEAINQELLEPAIAKLKQQGKNGLVVIVDNLDRIDNRAKPWGRPQQEYLFVDQGEFLTKLNCHLIYTMPLSLKFSNDYGMLTQRFPEDPKVLPMVPVQWSDGSVHTQGMSLMQQMVLARAFPDLTPEERLNKVTEIFDNATSLERLCQMSGGHVRDVLRLLNTWIMEEMSLPLTRETLEQVIRSRRNEIMLPISEDEWQLLRHVKERKKVSDDHGYQKLIRSRFVFEYRDGGESWFDVNPVLAEARELQ